A stretch of the Uranotaenia lowii strain MFRU-FL chromosome 3, ASM2978415v1, whole genome shotgun sequence genome encodes the following:
- the LOC129756418 gene encoding uncharacterized protein LOC129756418, translating to MMDNNLLAAYKLINCQLVNSNQKLKEEMRDKIEMINELNDQVFKYRAENKTLRDMVQKLLEQFKTITTIMISVRDQSESVFKVIHNEHAIEEAEQQMRRPIAGLYYEKRRAENPPYVDEAAITEEDDENQSEEDYRNSIISQEETVEQDGEENSLNDSLTTSISPLVKRLQQRKSRNRSIDESFETIDTQRVVKVARRSQDYLHDRLSREGIEDLCSVQEITDREETDLVESMDISQTLVPLPSIVIDGTTIQPNASLQSDEPSTSILEASSFAEQSGVPSDHSTQSDLNPVTDQSLRPQSMKRMASDSMLSTLIERTLNKENIITDDTISNATCSTPLAKSRRVRNRNNSSNNHPPVSPVVVLKPLTKANLSEHNISYDLIRVKDQPNESTVANTRELDNNSKAESLESSESRRPRRRAAPKQLKEPSCSQKLRRT from the exons ATGATGGACAACAATCTACTTGCCGCGTACAAACTGATAAATTGTCAGCTGGTCAACAGCAACCAGAAACTGAAGGAAGAAATGCGGGATAAAATTGAGATGATAAATGAACTCAACGATCAAGTATTCAAATATCGAGCCGAAAATAAAACCCTCCGGGATATGGTCCAGAAGCTGCTGGAGCAATTTAAGACGATAACGACTATCATGATTTCGGTAAGAGACCAGAGTGAATCTGTATTCAAAGTCATACACAACGAGCACGCTATCGAAGAAGCGGAGCAGCAGATGAGACGACCCATAGCTGGATTGTACTACGAAAAACGTCGAGCCGAAAATCCTCCCTATGTCGATGAGGCTGCCATTACAGAGGAAGATGACGAAAATCAATCCGAGGAGGATTATCGAAACTCCATCATCAGCCAGGAGGAAACTGTTGAACAAGATGGGGAGGAAAACTCCCTCAACGATAGCTTAACGACCAGCATAAGTCCGTTGGTAAAAAGACTGCAGCAGAGAAAATCTCGTAATCGAAGTATCGACGAATCTTTCGAAACAATCGATACGCAGCGCGTGGTAAAAGTGGCCCGCAGAAGTCAAGACTATCTGCATGATCGTTTATCGCGAGAGGGTATCGAGGATCTCTGTAGCGTTCAAGAAATTACGGACAGGGAAGAAACGGACCTAGTAGAATCGATGGACATTAGCCAGACATTGGTTCCCCTTCCAAGCATAGTGATTGACGGGACCACCATTCAACCGAATGCGTCATTGCAGTCTGATG AACCATCCACCTCCATACTGGAAGCGAGCAGTTTTGCCGAACAATCCGGCGTTCCAAGTGATCACAGCACGCAAAGTGATCTAAATCCGGTGACCGATCAAAGCCTCCGGCCACAGTCGATGAAAAGGATGGCCAGCGATTCGATGCTCTCTACGCTGATCGAACGAACACTGAACAAGGAAAACATAATCACGGACGATACGATCTCAAATGCAACTTGTTCGACGCCGTTGGCCAAGAGTCGCCGGGTTCGAAATCGAAACAACAGCTCGAACAACCACCCTCCGGTGTCGCCGGTGGTGGTCCTAAAACCGTTAACGAAGGCTAACTTGAGCGAGCACAACATTTCGTACGATTTGATACGCGTTAAAGATCAACCTAACGAGAGTACCGTTGCGAATACGAGGGAATTAGACAACAATTCCAAAGCTGAAAGTCTCGAGTCCAGCGAGTCGAGACGACCCCGGCGAAGAGCGGCGCCAAAACAGCTCAAGGAGCCTTCGTGTTCCCAAAAGCTGCGGCGTACTTGA